A section of the Quatrionicoccus australiensis genome encodes:
- a CDS encoding PAS domain S-box protein produces the protein MNMQQQENGSVSRAIALIVLPYIAFSVLWILVSDRLASLFFPDPAELALVSILKGWFFVGITALLLVALLRRLLGQINEKQKREHQAQELALAAAQRISEEHGQLRTLLDTLPDLVWLKDPEGVYLSCNRRFEKFFGAKEADILGKTDFDFIDHDLARFFRANDQAALLADAPRSNEEWVTFADDGHREMLNTIKAPMRDTGGKLIGVLGIGRNVSPLHELQERFQVAFDASPIAITITTFEAGIFLDANPRFCTTTGWEREELIEQSTLDSKLWPNPESRNIWRQRLVAGKRLRDFRAKWHKRNGEPIEVSLSAEIITLHGEAYVLSFIVDVSEREQAQTEISQLQERLATAFRAAPVAACITRLCDGKLVDANDRLLKEYRWTRADLIGKTTLEAGLWGNESDRQKFVEVIRRDGRINDFESIGVASDGGRRITSMSAETVQMDGEPHLVVFIDDISEQRQAAAELEKHRHHLEELVQARTAELAAAKEVAEEANRAKSTFLANMSHEIRTPMNAIIGLTHLVERNTEEPAQLERLSKVSSAARHLLAIINQILDISKIEAGKLELVPVDFSLSRLLDNTTALLIDRIRSRGLEFHSEIDPALHPIVNGDSLRIGQILLNFLSNSVKFTEHGSITVSVTLQSETSAGKMVRFTVSDTGIGIPQDQQARIFDVFEQADTSTTRRFGGTGLGLAIARRLAQLMGGETGLSSTPGVGSTFWFTACLQSATQPGGTDHGFAPAGNAESLLAARHGRNCILLAEDNLINQEVALDLLHAVGLQADVAVNGKKAVEMASKKDYDLILMDVQMPIMDGLTASSAIRQAEAATGRRVPILAMTANAFSEDRRRCLEAGMNDHVAKPVDPQDLYAALIKWLPAQAAPLDKLPPPERPVQAASTPDLTDMLTTIAGLDTVIGLNAVRGRKASYLRLLATFVRSHADVPAEISHQLAAGLLEEATRSAHTLKGAAGTLGIVAIQHAAAQLEAALHAGKPAGEIEQLLQQLDSEHQRMIPLLAEALASQPANASREA, from the coding sequence ATGAATATGCAGCAACAAGAAAACGGGAGCGTCAGCCGGGCCATTGCGCTGATCGTGCTCCCTTACATCGCGTTTTCGGTACTGTGGATTCTCGTATCCGACCGCTTGGCCAGTCTCTTTTTCCCGGACCCGGCCGAACTGGCTCTGGTCAGCATCCTGAAGGGCTGGTTTTTCGTCGGCATCACCGCGCTCCTCCTCGTCGCATTGCTGCGCCGACTACTTGGCCAGATCAACGAAAAACAGAAACGCGAACATCAGGCGCAAGAGCTTGCCCTGGCTGCGGCCCAGCGCATCTCCGAAGAACATGGTCAACTAAGGACTCTGCTCGACACCCTGCCCGACCTGGTCTGGCTGAAAGACCCGGAGGGTGTGTACTTGAGTTGCAACCGGCGTTTCGAGAAATTTTTCGGCGCCAAGGAAGCCGACATCCTGGGCAAGACCGACTTCGATTTTATCGACCACGATCTGGCCCGCTTTTTCCGCGCCAACGACCAGGCCGCGTTGCTCGCCGATGCACCACGCAGCAACGAGGAATGGGTCACGTTTGCCGACGATGGGCATCGCGAAATGCTCAACACCATCAAGGCCCCCATGCGCGACACCGGCGGCAAGCTGATTGGTGTACTCGGCATTGGACGCAACGTTTCGCCACTGCACGAGTTGCAGGAACGTTTTCAAGTCGCTTTCGATGCCAGCCCGATTGCCATCACCATCACCACATTCGAAGCAGGCATCTTCCTCGATGCCAATCCGCGCTTCTGCACAACCACCGGCTGGGAACGCGAAGAACTGATCGAGCAAAGCACGCTGGACAGCAAACTCTGGCCGAATCCCGAAAGCCGCAACATCTGGCGGCAACGACTGGTTGCCGGAAAACGCCTGCGCGACTTCCGGGCAAAATGGCACAAACGCAATGGTGAACCGATAGAAGTCAGCCTGTCGGCTGAAATCATCACCTTGCATGGCGAAGCCTATGTCCTCTCCTTCATCGTCGATGTATCGGAACGCGAGCAGGCGCAAACCGAAATTTCCCAGTTGCAGGAACGCCTCGCCACTGCTTTCCGGGCAGCCCCGGTTGCCGCCTGCATCACCCGCCTGTGCGATGGCAAGCTGGTCGATGCCAACGACCGCCTGCTCAAGGAGTATCGCTGGACGCGCGCCGATCTGATCGGCAAGACAACGCTGGAAGCCGGTCTCTGGGGTAACGAGAGCGACCGCCAGAAATTTGTCGAAGTCATCCGCCGCGATGGCCGCATCAACGACTTTGAAAGCATCGGCGTGGCCTCCGATGGCGGGCGACGCATCACCAGCATGTCGGCCGAAACCGTGCAGATGGATGGCGAACCGCATCTGGTCGTCTTCATCGACGACATTTCGGAGCAACGCCAGGCTGCGGCCGAACTGGAAAAGCATCGCCACCATCTGGAAGAGCTGGTCCAGGCCCGCACCGCAGAACTGGCGGCCGCCAAGGAAGTGGCTGAAGAAGCAAACCGCGCCAAGAGCACCTTCCTGGCCAACATGAGCCATGAAATCCGTACGCCGATGAACGCCATCATCGGCCTCACCCACCTCGTCGAGCGCAACACCGAAGAACCGGCGCAACTTGAACGCCTGAGCAAGGTAAGCAGTGCCGCCCGTCACCTGCTGGCGATCATCAACCAGATTCTCGACATCTCGAAAATCGAAGCCGGCAAGCTGGAACTGGTCCCCGTCGACTTCTCGCTAAGCCGCCTGCTCGACAACACAACTGCCCTGCTGATCGACCGGATCCGCTCACGCGGTCTCGAATTCCATAGCGAAATCGATCCTGCCCTGCATCCCATTGTCAATGGCGACTCCCTGCGCATCGGCCAGATTTTGCTCAACTTCCTGTCCAATTCGGTCAAATTCACCGAGCATGGTTCGATCACGGTGAGCGTGACCCTGCAGAGCGAAACATCGGCCGGGAAAATGGTCCGTTTTACTGTCAGCGACACCGGCATCGGCATTCCGCAGGATCAGCAGGCACGCATTTTCGACGTTTTCGAACAGGCCGACACCTCGACCACCCGGCGTTTTGGCGGCACCGGCCTCGGCCTGGCCATTGCCCGTCGCCTGGCCCAGTTGATGGGCGGCGAAACCGGCCTGAGCAGCACTCCCGGCGTCGGCAGTACCTTCTGGTTCACCGCCTGCCTGCAGTCCGCCACACAGCCTGGCGGCACCGACCATGGGTTTGCGCCGGCCGGCAATGCCGAATCCCTGCTCGCGGCACGCCACGGCCGGAACTGCATCCTGCTTGCCGAAGACAATCTGATCAACCAGGAGGTCGCCCTCGATTTGCTGCACGCGGTGGGCTTGCAGGCCGACGTAGCGGTCAACGGCAAAAAAGCGGTCGAAATGGCCAGCAAGAAGGACTACGACCTGATCCTGATGGATGTCCAGATGCCGATCATGGACGGCCTCACCGCCAGCAGTGCCATCCGTCAGGCAGAAGCGGCGACCGGCCGCAGGGTACCGATCCTCGCCATGACCGCCAATGCCTTCAGCGAAGATCGCAGGCGCTGCCTTGAGGCCGGCATGAACGACCATGTCGCCAAACCGGTGGATCCGCAGGATCTCTACGCCGCCCTGATCAAATGGCTGCCCGCTCAAGCCGCCCCGCTCGACAAGCTGCCGCCCCCCGAACGCCCAGTACAAGCTGCCTCGACGCCCGACTTGACCGATATGCTGACCACTATCGCCGGCCTTGATACCGTGATCGGGCTCAATGCCGTACGCGGCCGCAAGGCCAGCTATTTACGCCTGCTGGCGACTTTCGTGCGCAGCCATGCCGATGTTCCGGCTGAGATATCGCACCAACTCGCTGCCGGCCTGCTCGAAGAGGCCACCCGTTCCGCGCACACATTGAAGGGTGCCGCCGGCACCCTGGGCATCGTAGCCATCCAGCATGCAGCCGCACAACTGGAGGCCGCCCTGCATGCCGGCAAGCCTGCCGGAGAAATCGAACAACTGCTGCAACAGCTCGACAGCGAGCATCAACGCATGATTCCGTTGCTGGCCGAAGCACTGGCCAGCCAACCCGCCAACGCGTCGAGGGAAGCATGA
- a CDS encoding response regulator has product MTNGQPTVLIVDDTPENLSILGELLQPTYRVRAANSGRRALQIAHSHPTPDLILLDVMMPDMDGYGVIAALRADPLTSQIPVIFVTAMDATEDEEHGLDCGAVDYITKPLRPAIVLARVRTQLELKRARDFLSDQNSYLEAEVAHRMGENQLIQQVSIHALARLAETRDPETGNHLRRTQQYVRTLAQALADHPRFAAFLDPRTIDALAQSAPLHDIGKVGIPDHVLLKPGKLTPEEWEIMKTHAKLGSDAIELAERDAEKPVEFLAIAKQIAHYHHEKWDGSGYPEGLRGDAIPIAARLMALADVFDALICKRVYKPPFPLEQAHAMIVEGSGSHFDPDIVQAFTSQFATFKAIADAYSD; this is encoded by the coding sequence ATGACCAACGGCCAACCGACCGTTCTGATCGTTGATGACACGCCCGAGAACCTGAGCATTCTCGGCGAATTACTGCAACCCACCTACCGGGTGCGCGCTGCCAATTCCGGCCGGCGCGCGCTGCAGATTGCGCACAGCCACCCAACACCAGATCTCATCCTGCTCGACGTCATGATGCCAGATATGGACGGTTACGGCGTCATCGCCGCCTTGCGCGCCGATCCGCTGACCAGCCAGATCCCGGTCATCTTCGTCACCGCCATGGACGCCACCGAAGACGAGGAGCACGGCCTCGACTGCGGCGCCGTCGACTACATCACCAAACCGCTGCGCCCGGCCATCGTCCTTGCCCGCGTCCGTACCCAACTCGAACTGAAACGCGCCCGCGACTTCCTGAGCGACCAGAACAGCTACCTCGAAGCCGAAGTCGCCCATCGCATGGGCGAAAACCAGCTGATCCAGCAAGTCAGCATTCATGCGCTCGCCCGCCTCGCCGAAACGCGCGATCCGGAAACCGGCAATCACCTGCGCCGCACCCAGCAATACGTCCGCACCCTGGCCCAGGCCCTGGCCGACCATCCGCGCTTTGCGGCCTTTCTCGATCCGCGCACCATCGATGCCCTGGCCCAGTCGGCGCCGCTGCACGACATCGGCAAGGTCGGCATTCCCGATCACGTACTGCTCAAGCCCGGCAAACTGACGCCGGAAGAGTGGGAAATCATGAAAACCCACGCCAAACTGGGCAGCGACGCTATCGAACTGGCCGAACGCGATGCCGAAAAGCCGGTAGAATTTCTCGCCATCGCCAAGCAGATCGCGCATTACCATCACGAGAAATGGGATGGCAGCGGTTACCCGGAAGGCCTGCGCGGTGACGCGATCCCGATTGCCGCCCGCCTGATGGCACTGGCCGACGTTTTCGACGCACTGATCTGCAAACGGGTCTACAAGCCGCCTTTCCCGCTCGAACAGGCACATGCGATGATCGTCGAAGGCAGCGGTTCGCATTTTGACCCGGATATTGTCCAGGCCTTTACCAGTCAGTTTGCGACCTTCAAGGCGATCGCCGACGCTTACAGCGATTGA
- the rsgA gene encoding ribosome small subunit-dependent GTPase A yields MSQPGLIEGRVVAAHGRQYFVQLADGSLLPCFTRGKKSDVACGDRVDIKQTAPDQGVIEAIQPRSSLLYRSNEVKQKLIAANVDQLVIVVATEPGFSDELVTRALIAAESEEIEVLIVLNKCDLADKLPIARERLKMFAALDYRVLELSALEHAEDLRPALHGKTSVLVGQSGMGKSTLVNALFPEARAATREISAALDSGKHTTTHATLYNLDADSQLIDSPGLQEFGLGHLNTQEIEHAFREFRPYLGQCRFRDCRHNREPDCALSAAVNAGKIEEKRFATYHRIMGTLRPG; encoded by the coding sequence ATGAGCCAACCCGGCCTGATTGAAGGGCGCGTCGTTGCCGCGCATGGCCGGCAGTATTTCGTGCAACTGGCCGACGGCAGCCTGCTGCCCTGCTTCACGCGCGGCAAGAAGAGCGACGTTGCCTGCGGCGACCGCGTCGATATCAAGCAGACGGCGCCCGACCAAGGCGTCATCGAGGCGATCCAGCCGCGCAGCAGCCTGCTTTACCGCTCGAACGAGGTTAAGCAGAAACTGATTGCCGCCAATGTCGACCAGTTGGTCATCGTCGTCGCCACCGAACCCGGCTTTTCCGACGAATTGGTGACGCGCGCCCTGATCGCCGCCGAAAGCGAGGAAATCGAAGTCCTGATCGTGCTCAACAAGTGCGACCTCGCAGACAAATTACCGATCGCCCGCGAACGCCTGAAAATGTTCGCCGCGCTCGACTATCGCGTGCTCGAACTCTCCGCCCTGGAGCACGCCGAGGATCTGCGTCCGGCCCTGCACGGCAAGACCAGCGTCCTGGTCGGACAGTCCGGCATGGGCAAATCGACCCTGGTCAATGCGCTGTTCCCGGAAGCCAGGGCCGCGACGCGCGAAATTTCGGCGGCACTCGACTCCGGCAAGCACACCACGACGCACGCCACACTCTACAACCTCGATGCCGACAGCCAGCTGATCGACTCGCCGGGCCTGCAGGAATTCGGTCTCGGCCATCTGAACACGCAGGAAATCGAACATGCCTTCCGCGAATTCCGACCCTATCTCGGGCAATGCCGCTTCCGCGACTGTCGCCACAACCGCGAGCCGGATTGCGCCCTGAGCGCAGCGGTCAACGCCGGAAAAATCGAAGAAAAGCGTTTTGCCACCTATCACCGCATCATGGGAACGCTACGCCCGGGCTAA
- a CDS encoding M48 family metallopeptidase, giving the protein MTTPFTTLFIAAFLLSLAVRLWLTLRHIRFVSAHRAEVPAEFAARIPLAAHQKAADYSVDRSRFALQTTLVDSALLMFLTLGGGLAWLHDLCSARLDGLPYGLALIFSVMLISGIIDLPFSLYRQFVIEAKHGFNRMTLGLFFADLAKQTLIGIVIGAPLILAVLWLMNSMGSLWWLYVWLFWSAFNLLVMFIYPTWIAPLFNKFSPLADGEMKTRIEALLVRCGFRSSGLFVMDGSKRSSHGNAYFTGFGNNKRIVFFDTLLERLTPAEVEAVLAHELGHFRRHHIVYRMALMFALSLGFLWLLGRLIDAPWFYSGLGVPAQNTALALVLFFLVIPVFTFLLGPLGSYLSRRNEFEADAYAAEHASAGDLVRALVKLYEDNAATLTPDPLHSLFYDSHPPAAQRIAHLQKLEQAA; this is encoded by the coding sequence TTGACCACACCATTCACCACCCTGTTCATCGCCGCCTTCCTGCTCAGTCTGGCCGTCCGTCTCTGGCTCACGCTGCGCCACATCCGTTTCGTTAGCGCCCACCGGGCCGAGGTTCCGGCCGAGTTCGCCGCACGCATTCCGCTCGCTGCCCACCAAAAAGCCGCCGATTACAGCGTCGACCGTAGCCGCTTCGCCTTGCAGACAACGCTGGTCGACAGCGCCCTGCTCATGTTCCTGACCCTCGGCGGCGGCCTCGCCTGGCTGCACGACCTGTGCTCGGCCCGGCTCGACGGCCTGCCTTACGGGCTGGCATTGATTTTCAGCGTGATGCTGATTTCCGGCATCATCGATCTGCCCTTCTCGCTCTACCGCCAGTTCGTCATCGAAGCCAAACACGGCTTCAACCGCATGACGCTCGGCCTGTTCTTCGCCGATCTCGCCAAGCAGACGCTGATCGGCATCGTCATCGGCGCACCGCTGATCCTTGCCGTGCTCTGGCTGATGAACAGCATGGGCAGCCTGTGGTGGCTCTATGTCTGGCTGTTCTGGAGCGCCTTCAACCTGCTCGTCATGTTCATCTACCCGACCTGGATCGCGCCGCTGTTCAACAAGTTCTCGCCGCTCGCCGACGGCGAGATGAAAACCCGCATCGAAGCCCTGCTCGTGCGCTGCGGCTTTCGTTCCAGCGGCCTCTTCGTGATGGACGGCTCGAAGCGCTCCAGCCATGGCAACGCCTACTTCACCGGCTTCGGCAACAACAAGCGCATCGTTTTCTTCGACACCCTGCTCGAGCGCCTGACGCCCGCCGAAGTCGAAGCCGTGCTCGCCCACGAGCTCGGGCATTTTCGCCGTCACCACATCGTTTACCGTATGGCGCTGATGTTCGCGCTGTCCCTCGGTTTCCTCTGGCTGCTCGGTCGATTGATCGATGCGCCTTGGTTCTATTCGGGACTCGGCGTGCCGGCGCAGAACACGGCCCTGGCACTGGTCCTCTTCTTCCTCGTCATCCCGGTATTCACCTTCCTGCTCGGCCCGCTCGGCAGCTACCTGTCGCGCCGCAACGAGTTCGAGGCCGACGCCTACGCAGCCGAACACGCCTCGGCCGGCGATCTTGTACGCGCCTTGGTCAAGCTCTACGAAGACAATGCCGCGACATTGACGCCCGACCCGCTGCATTCGCTGTTCTACGACTCGCACCCGCCGGCCGCCCAGCGCATTGCCCACTTGCAGAAACTGGAGCAGGCCGCATGA
- the orn gene encoding oligoribonuclease, protein MTGNANNLVWLDMEMTGLNPEGDRIIEMAMVVTNSELEMVAESPSWVVHQSDATLAGMDDWNQKTHGRSGLIDKVKASVMDEAAVEAAALEFLKKYSLPGHSPMCGNTIGQDRRFMARYMPTLEAFFHYRNLDVSTLKELCKRWQPEIYKGFKKKGRHTALADIQESIDELKYYREHFLKG, encoded by the coding sequence ATGACAGGCAACGCAAACAACCTCGTCTGGCTGGATATGGAAATGACCGGTCTGAATCCGGAGGGTGACCGCATCATCGAGATGGCGATGGTGGTGACCAATTCCGAACTGGAGATGGTTGCCGAGTCGCCGTCCTGGGTGGTGCATCAGTCCGACGCGACGCTCGCCGGCATGGATGACTGGAACCAGAAGACGCATGGCCGTTCCGGCCTGATCGACAAGGTCAAGGCTTCGGTCATGGATGAGGCCGCGGTCGAGGCGGCGGCACTGGAATTCCTCAAGAAGTATTCGCTGCCCGGCCATTCGCCGATGTGCGGCAATACCATCGGTCAGGACCGTCGTTTCATGGCGCGCTACATGCCGACCCTGGAAGCCTTCTTCCATTACCGCAATCTCGACGTCAGCACGCTCAAGGAGTTGTGCAAGCGCTGGCAGCCGGAAATCTACAAGGGCTTCAAGAAAAAGGGGCGGCATACGGCGCTGGCCGATATTCAGGAGTCGATCGACGAACTCAAGTATTACCGCGAGCATTTCCTGAAGGGCTGA
- a CDS encoding ArnT family glycosyltransferase, giving the protein MPDLLALIRRGIRLPPAGWMLAAMLAFYVLAGLFGRDPWKGEDAIHIGTAWHMLTYSDWLSPDLAGRSFHEPPLYYWSAALTGKIFGWLLPLHEAMRLASGLWVTLALTGLYYAGRELYGQESAAASPLLLAGCTGLLFHAHDAQPMLIALAAYAGALGSLAAIGRRPRLTGIFYGIAVAGCLLGAGIAPTLPLLAILPAAWWLSPDRPKALQTLAIGLGIALLLILPWPLLLLAIEPARLHGWVATELAPLQTPFSFTGAGRFLAMLPWFAFPALPLAGWTLWTRRKNLAAPAQLLPLIFLLLTFLMLALAYRPRQIPTLLLLPSLALLATPGALTLRRGAANAFDWFAMMSFSLFVALVWLGWSAMALGWPGKMAERVVVLRPGFVGSLDWSDLLVGLAGTLWWGWLIFTAPRSPYRSLTHWTMGFTCLWLLATTLILPWFDYGKSYRPVAQAIAQALPDGHGCLAERGLNDTQLASLAYFIGIEPAATDTTEGRKCDWLLVGGETRQQLAAPDARWNKVWEGSRPGERKEKFRLFQR; this is encoded by the coding sequence ATGCCTGATTTGCTCGCCCTGATCCGTCGCGGCATCCGCCTGCCACCGGCCGGCTGGATGCTCGCTGCCATGCTCGCCTTTTATGTGCTGGCCGGGCTGTTCGGACGCGACCCTTGGAAGGGCGAAGACGCCATCCACATCGGCACCGCCTGGCACATGCTGACCTACAGCGACTGGCTGTCCCCCGACCTTGCCGGCCGCTCCTTCCACGAACCTCCGCTCTATTACTGGAGCGCCGCTCTGACCGGCAAGATTTTCGGCTGGCTGTTGCCGCTGCACGAAGCCATGCGTCTGGCCAGCGGCCTCTGGGTGACACTCGCCCTGACCGGACTTTATTACGCCGGGCGCGAACTGTATGGCCAGGAAAGTGCGGCGGCCAGCCCACTGCTGCTGGCCGGTTGTACCGGCTTGCTCTTCCATGCCCACGATGCGCAGCCGATGCTGATTGCGCTTGCGGCCTACGCCGGCGCCCTCGGCAGCCTCGCCGCCATCGGTCGACGTCCCCGTTTGACCGGAATCTTCTACGGCATCGCCGTCGCCGGCTGCCTGCTTGGCGCCGGTATTGCCCCAACCCTGCCTTTGCTCGCCATTCTGCCGGCTGCCTGGTGGCTGTCACCGGATCGTCCAAAAGCACTCCAGACACTGGCCATCGGCCTCGGCATCGCGCTCCTGCTGATCCTGCCCTGGCCCCTGCTGCTCCTGGCCATTGAACCAGCCCGCCTGCACGGCTGGGTGGCAACCGAACTGGCACCGCTGCAAACCCCATTCTCCTTCACCGGCGCCGGGCGCTTCCTCGCCATGCTGCCCTGGTTTGCATTCCCGGCCCTACCGCTAGCCGGCTGGACCTTATGGACACGCCGCAAGAATCTCGCGGCCCCAGCCCAGTTGCTGCCGCTGATTTTCCTGCTGCTGACCTTCCTGATGCTGGCGCTGGCCTACCGTCCGCGCCAGATTCCGACGCTCTTGCTCCTGCCGTCGCTGGCCCTGCTCGCCACACCGGGTGCCCTGACGCTGCGCCGCGGCGCCGCCAATGCCTTCGACTGGTTCGCAATGATGAGTTTCAGCCTGTTTGTCGCTCTGGTCTGGCTCGGCTGGTCGGCAATGGCACTCGGTTGGCCGGGCAAGATGGCGGAACGGGTCGTCGTCTTGCGCCCCGGTTTCGTCGGCAGCCTGGACTGGTCCGATTTGCTGGTCGGCCTGGCCGGAACATTGTGGTGGGGCTGGCTGATCTTCACTGCCCCGCGCTCGCCCTACCGCAGCCTGACCCACTGGACGATGGGCTTTACCTGCCTGTGGCTGCTCGCGACCACCCTGATCCTGCCCTGGTTCGACTACGGCAAGAGCTATCGCCCGGTTGCCCAGGCCATCGCCCAGGCCCTGCCGGATGGCCATGGCTGCCTCGCCGAGCGCGGCCTGAATGACACCCAGCTTGCCTCGCTGGCCTACTTTATAGGTATCGAGCCAGCCGCCACGGACACGACCGAAGGCAGGAAATGCGACTGGCTGCTGGTCGGCGGCGAAACCCGGCAGCAACTGGCTGCCCCCGATGCGCGCTGGAACAAGGTCTGGGAAGGCAGCCGACCGGGCGAACGTAAGGAAAAGTTCCGTCTTTTCCAGCGTTGA
- the rpmE gene encoding 50S ribosomal protein L31: MKADIHPDYNEIQVTCSCGSTFTTKSTMKKALHVEVCSLCHPFYTGKQKIVDTAGRVEKFNQKFGAMRGKASA; encoded by the coding sequence GTGAAAGCCGACATCCATCCCGATTACAACGAAATCCAGGTAACCTGCTCCTGTGGCAGCACCTTCACCACCAAGTCGACCATGAAGAAAGCCCTTCATGTTGAAGTCTGCTCGCTCTGCCACCCGTTCTACACCGGCAAGCAAAAGATCGTCGACACCGCTGGTCGCGTTGAAAAGTTCAACCAGAAGTTCGGCGCCATGCGCGGCAAGGCTTCTGCCTGA
- the rho gene encoding transcription termination factor Rho — MQLSELKTHHVSKLLDMATEAGIENANRMRKQELIYAILKNEAKKGVTIYGDGTLEVLQDGFGFLRSPDTSYLANPDDIYVSPSQVRRFNLRTGDTIEGEIRTPKDGERYVALTKLDRINGFPPEANKNKIMFENLTPLHPTRHLKLEREIKSEENITSRVIDMIAPIGCGQRGLIVAPPKTGKTVMLQNIAHAITANHPEVILIVLLIDERPEEVTEMTRTVKGEVVASTFDEPASRHVAVAEMVIEKAKRLVEHKKDVVILLDSITRLARAYNTVQPASGKVLTGGVDANALQKPKRFFGAARNIEEGGSLTILATALIDTGSRMDEVIYEEFKGTGNSEIHLDRRMAEKRMYPAINVNRSGTRREELLLKPDVLQKMWVLRKLCYPMDDLEAMEFLLDKVKSTKGNQEFFDAMRRG; from the coding sequence ATGCAACTTTCCGAACTCAAGACGCATCACGTCAGCAAGCTGCTCGACATGGCCACCGAAGCCGGCATCGAGAACGCCAACCGGATGCGTAAGCAAGAACTGATTTACGCCATTCTCAAGAATGAAGCCAAGAAAGGCGTCACCATCTACGGCGATGGCACGCTTGAGGTTCTGCAGGACGGCTTCGGCTTCCTCCGCTCGCCGGACACCTCCTACCTGGCCAACCCCGACGACATCTACGTCTCGCCATCGCAAGTACGCCGCTTCAACCTGCGCACCGGCGACACCATCGAAGGCGAGATCCGCACGCCGAAAGACGGCGAACGCTACGTCGCCCTGACCAAGCTCGACCGCATCAATGGTTTCCCGCCGGAAGCCAACAAGAACAAGATCATGTTCGAGAACCTGACGCCGTTGCACCCGACGCGCCATCTCAAGCTTGAACGCGAGATCAAGTCCGAAGAAAACATCACCAGCCGCGTCATCGACATGATCGCCCCGATCGGCTGCGGCCAGCGCGGCCTGATCGTCGCCCCGCCGAAGACCGGCAAGACGGTGATGCTGCAGAACATCGCGCACGCCATCACGGCCAACCATCCGGAAGTGATTCTCATCGTGCTGCTGATCGACGAGCGCCCGGAAGAAGTGACCGAAATGACCCGCACCGTCAAGGGCGAAGTCGTTGCCTCGACCTTCGACGAACCGGCCTCGCGCCACGTTGCCGTCGCCGAAATGGTCATCGAAAAAGCCAAGCGCCTGGTCGAACACAAGAAGGATGTCGTCATCCTGCTCGATTCGATCACCCGCCTCGCGCGCGCCTACAACACCGTGCAGCCGGCTTCCGGCAAGGTGCTGACCGGCGGTGTCGATGCCAACGCCCTGCAGAAACCGAAGCGCTTCTTCGGCGCCGCGCGCAACATCGAGGAAGGCGGCTCGCTGACCATTCTCGCCACGGCGCTGATCGACACCGGCTCGCGCATGGACGAAGTGATCTACGAAGAATTCAAGGGTACGGGCAATTCGGAAATCCATCTCGACCGCCGCATGGCCGAGAAGCGCATGTACCCGGCGATCAACGTCAACCGTTCCGGCACCCGCCGCGAAGAGTTGCTGCTCAAGCCGGACGTCCTGCAGAAGATGTGGGTCCTGCGCAAGCTCTGCTATCCGATGGACGATCTCGAAGCCATGGAATTCCTGCTCGACAAGGTCAAATCGACCAAGGGCAACCAGGAATTTTTTGACGCAATGCGTCGCGGCTAA
- the trxA gene encoding thioredoxin TrxA, with protein MSEHIHYVTDDTFEAEVLQAQQPVLVDYWAEWCGPCKMIAPILDEIAAEYAGKLKVTKVNIDDNQATPAKFGIRGIPTLMIFKNGNVEATKVGALSKGQLAAFIDSNL; from the coding sequence ATGAGCGAGCACATCCATTACGTCACCGACGACACCTTTGAAGCCGAAGTGCTGCAGGCGCAGCAGCCGGTTCTCGTCGATTACTGGGCAGAATGGTGCGGCCCCTGCAAGATGATCGCCCCCATCCTCGACGAAATTGCCGCCGAATACGCTGGCAAGCTCAAGGTCACCAAGGTCAACATCGACGACAACCAGGCCACCCCGGCCAAGTTCGGCATCCGCGGCATCCCGACGCTGATGATCTTCAAGAACGGCAACGTCGAAGCAACCAAGGTTGGCGCCCTCTCCAAGGGCCAGCTCGCCGCATTCATTGACAGCAACCTGTAA